In the genome of Longimicrobiales bacterium, the window CGGGGATCGCTCCGAGCAGAATCATCCGCGTGTCCGCCAGCGCCAGTCCGGAGACGATCGGATCACCCAGACCGCCCGCTCCGATGAACGCAGCCAGGGTGGCGGTGCCGACGCCGATGACGGCCGCGGTGCGAATCCCGGCCATGATGATCGGGCTGGCGAGCGGCAGTCGCACCAGGTACAGCACCTGTCCCGGTGTCATGCCGAGCGCGTGCGCCGCCGATACCGCGTCCGGCGCCGCATCGCGAACTCCGCTGTACGTGTTCCGAAGTATCGGGTAGAGCGAATACAGGAACAGGGCCACCAGGGCCGGCACCACGCCGATCCCCAGCAACGGAATCATGAACGCGATCAACGCGATGCCCGGGATCGTCTGGAGCACGCCGAACGCGCGGATGACCGGTTCCGCGGCTCCACCCGCACGCTCCAGCGCGAGGCCGATCGGAAGCGCCACCGCGATCGCCGCACCGAGTGAAACGAGCACGAGCAGCAGATGACGCAGCGTCAGCGATGCCAGGAGCCCGCGCTGATCAATGAAATAGCGGAGCAGCGACGTTCTGCCCGCCGGTACCGCGCCTTGTTCGCGCGTGGCTGGATCGAGCAGGCCGAGCTCGCGCAACGCGGCCGAAGCCACGTCCGGGACCTCCTCACCGCCCGACTCGACGCGCTCGTTGAGCCGCTGCATGAATACCTGGTCGATGCGGCCCGACAGCTCCGTCAGCGCGGCGACGGCGTGCGGGAACTCACGATAGAACCGGCCGCTCACGAGCGCGGCAGCCTCGTAGGCGGGGAAGAAGCCGCGATCGTCAGCCAGCACGACGAGTCGATGCCGCGCGATCAGACCATCCGTCGAGTATCCATCGATCACATCGACGTTGCCGTTCACCAGCGCAGTGTACTTCACCGCCTGGAGCAGCGACCGGACCTGCGCGAATCTCAGCGCATATTCCCGCTGGAGCCCCGGCAGTCCGTCCGGGCGGCCGATGAAGTCCGGCGTCAGGCCCGCCGTGAGACCGGGCGCCGCGCGACTCAGGTCCGTGAGCGTGCGCAGTCCATACTCCTCCGCCGTCTCCTGCCGCACCGCGATGGCGTAGGTGTTCTCGAACCCGAGCGGTGGGAGCCAGTGAACATCGAAACGCAGTGGGAATTCCGCAGCCACCCGACGATACACGGCGTGTGCATCGTGCTCCGGCTGCTCGTTCAGGATGGCGAGCAGACCGGTTCCCGTGTATTCGGGATACACATCGATCGCGCCACGACGCAGCGCACCGAACGCGATCTCCGTCGCACCGAGGCCCGGTCGCCGGTCCACACGGTACCCACGCGCCTCGAGCAGCTGCGCGAACATCTCTGCCAGCAGATACGATTCGGCGAACGGCTTGGATGCGACGGCGATCGGACGCGTGTCGTCCGCCGGCGCGGCCTGGAGCAGTGCACACAGCATGACCGTCCCGATCATGACGCGGTCACGCCCGACTTGCGGATGAGCTCGGCGACATAGGGTGTGGCCGGAGCGGACACCACCTCGCGGGTCGGGCCGACGTGTTCCAGGCGGCCGCGGCGCAGCACAGCCGTCCGGTCCGCCAGTACGACGGCCTCACGCAGATCATGCGTGACCAGCAGTGTCGTCACCGGCAGCCGGCGACGAACGTTCAGGAACGCGTCATGAACATCGCCGCGCGTGATCGCGTCCAGCGCACTGAACGCCTCATCGAGCAGCAGGTAACGC includes:
- a CDS encoding glycine betaine ABC transporter substrate-binding protein, whose translation is MIGTVMLCALLQAAPADDTRPIAVASKPFAESYLLAEMFAQLLEARGYRVDRRPGLGATEIAFGALRRGAIDVYPEYTGTGLLAILNEQPEHDAHAVYRRVAAEFPLRFDVHWLPPLGFENTYAIAVRQETAEEYGLRTLTDLSRAAPGLTAGLTPDFIGRPDGLPGLQREYALRFAQVRSLLQAVKYTALVNGNVDVIDGYSTDGLIARHRLVVLADDRGFFPAYEAAALVSGRFYREFPHAVAALTELSGRIDQVFMQRLNERVESGGEEVPDVASAALRELGLLDPATREQGAVPAGRTSLLRYFIDQRGLLASLTLRHLLLVLVSLGAAIAVALPIGLALERAGGAAEPVIRAFGVLQTIPGIALIAFMIPLLGIGVVPALVALFLYSLYPILRNTYSGVRDAAPDAVSAAHALGMTPGQVLYLVRLPLASPIIMAGIRTAAVIGVGTATLAAFIGAGGLGDPIVSGLALADTRMILLGAIPAAALALLVDTALGAIERVITARYSPQ